A genomic window from Elaeis guineensis isolate ETL-2024a chromosome 3, EG11, whole genome shotgun sequence includes:
- the LOC105041530 gene encoding LOB domain-containing protein 28-like, with translation MQRNVPYPPAGPAQAPAAGAGAGVGAGQGGHQACASCKHQRKKCSESCELAPYFPADRTREFGQVHKVYGVSNLTKMLKANDTIPERERCAETLMWEAEWRNIDPANGCYNEVIRLRDENAMLRRVIGECIDCSRQPLPQPYHSPVQHPRRYPANGNDHNNNNNYLIRQAINNNNGNIGGAMHHAEVVPPQHMVNYPPNNGNVINGYHNPHHSHPAIYMHGPGGQGNNGHGTFYR, from the coding sequence ATGCAGAGAAACGTCCCCTATCCTCCTGCGGGCCCAGCCCAGGCCCCTGCCGCCGGTGCCGGTGCCGGTGTCGGCGCAGGGCAGGGCGGTCACCAGGCATGCGCGTCGTGCAAACACCAGAGGAAGAAGTGCTCCGAGAGCTGCGAGCTGGCCCCCTACTTCCCGGCCGATAGGACGAGGGAGTTCGGCCAGGTGCACAAGGTTTACGGCGTCAGCAATCTGACCAAGATGCTGAAGGCCAATGACACCATCCCCGAACGGGAGCGCTGCGCCGAAACCTTGATGTGGGAGGCTGAGTGGAGAAATATCGACCCTGCTAATGGCTGCTACAACGAGGTCATAAGACTCAGGGATGAGAACGCCATGCTCCGCCGCGTCATCGGAGAGTGCATCGACTGTAGTCGTCAGCCCCTGCCGCAGCCTTACCATTCGCCTGTTCAGCACCCGCGTCGGTATCCAGCGAATGGCAATGatcacaacaacaacaacaactacTTAATCCGTCAAGCCATCAATAACAACAACGGCAACATTGGCGGAGCCATGCACCATGCTGAAGTGGTACCTCCGCAGCATATGGTCAACTATCCTCCTAACAATGGGAATGTGATCAACGGATACCATAATCCACATCACTCCCATCCTGCTATCTATATGCACGGGCCCGGAGGACAGGGAAACAATGGTCATGGTACATTCTATCGTTAG